CGTTAAGGGCTCGAGCTTTTGCATTTGTGTTTACCTGCGCAGAATAAAAGGTTAGTGAGAAGGCAAGCCGAATTTGGCAATGTTGTTGAGAAGTGTTCTCTGGTCGTAAAGTTGATTTTTGAAGTATTGTATTTGCTGTTTTCTTTTTGTTGTTTCTTCACGCATCAGTTGTTCGCACTCAAGAGCGTCAATATTGTTGGAAGATGTGAAATTAGGCTGCATACCGTAAAGTACATATTGATAGCTTGCGCTTGGAAATACTTCCTCGACAAAAGCAAAGTCGCTATGCCAAGGTGGTTGGTATTTCCAAAGCATCAAGTTATCCACCAAAGAATCTGGCCAAGTGTCTTTGTTTCGGTGCATTTCCCAAAATGGCTCAGGTCTTTCGCTAAGGACATAATGAAGTTTTAGAAAATCGATAATTTGTTCCCAACGAGCGAGAAACGTTTGATTAAACTTTTTGGCTACTATTGGCATAACACAAGAGGTTTTCGGAAGATGTTCGGCAATGTATTTTGCAGCCATTTCAACCAGTACAAGCGAAGAAGCCTCAAGCGGTTCTAAAAAGCCAGCACTCAAACCTACTGCAACACAATTGTGTTTCCAAAATACTTTTCTATGTCCCGGATTGATATCAAAGTATTTGATATCAATGTCAGAAATATCTCGTCTAATATATTTTGCTAAGCATTGTTTTGCTTTTTCATTGTTCATGTGATGTGAAGAGAAAACGTGACCAATACCTCTTCTGTGAGGAAGCCCTATATCCCAAATCCAACCTGCTTGCGTGGCGGTCGAAATTGTGTAAGGAGGAATTGTTTGTCCCTCGTCATAGTCAACATGGAGAGTGGCGGCACGGTCACAAAACAAAGTCTCTTGACACGAAACATACTCCGTTTCGTAATGTTTGCCTAGAAGCCTACTTTTAAATCCCGAGCAATCTATAAACAAGTCACCTGTGATCTTCTCTCCCTTTTCCGTAATCAGCGCGGTAATAGAGGTTTCACTCGTACCTTCTACTTGGTCGATATCTGCGATCACATGGTTAACCCCTAATTTCTCAATGCAGTGTTTTTTAAGAAATGACGCAAATGCCGTGGCATCAAGGTGGTATGAATAGTTCAACAGTCCTTCATATTCACGTTGAGATAAATTTTTGGGGGCTAAGTCTAATTCACATACGGCCCCTTGGGGACATACTATACTTTCAAAGCGTACGCTATGAGGTGTGTTAACATAATTGTTTGCAAGATTGTACGCATGATATCGGCTAGGTTCGACCAGCGGATGGTAATAGGCGTCATTATCGCTACCATTAACCCATTTCGCGAACTTTGCACCCTGTTTAAAGGTCGCATTGCATTGGAGTAGGAAATCGGTTTCACTGATACCCATCTCTTTAAGTGTGCGTCTCATCGAAGGCCAAGTACCTTCACCTACGCCGGCGATAGGAATGGTTGGAGATTCAACTAACGTGATGTTTACCAAGTTGGTTTTTTGTTTTTTGTGGTGCGCTGCAATTACGCCAGCAGTAATCCAACCAGCGGTTCCACCACCTAAAATAGTGATGTTCACGATGTCATTTGAATTTGATTGTGGCTGTCTATGCATAATGCTTTTGCTGGCGGCAAACACCGCCAGCATCTCCTAGTGATTAGAATTTTCCTCGGATACCGATGTTGTAGCGCGGGCCGTATTCTTCGTAATCGCGGATTTGATTTGAGAAGCGTTGATGGCGTCTTGTTTTTTCATTCGTCACATTTATACCTTCTAAGAAAAGTGACAATGATTCATTTATGTCGTAACTTGCGGAGATATCAATCTGGCTATACTCCTCTGTGAAGAGGGGTTCAATTCCGCCTTGTAGAAGGAACTCATCACGCCAGTTGTATGCAATTCTCACTTGATAATTATCTTGCTCATAAAACGCGACAAGGTTTGCAGAATCACTCAGGCCAGGTAGAGCAAAATCATTCTCCAAAGAGTAAACGTCGTAGTTATCGCTGCTGTCGACCATTGTGTAGTTCACAATAGTGCCGAACCCACTTTCGCCAAATAAATGTTGCACGTTGAACTCCCACCCATAAACTCGAGTTTCGTCCAAATTGAGCGGCGTAGATACAATCCACTCGATTACCGGATCGCCTGGCTGTGATACACATGCTGGGAGAGGGTTATCCGCTGCTCCACCTGGACACCCCGGGCGTGCTGCACCAGCAGGATTTGTTAACGGACCATTAGGGCCTTCTATAACACGTTCCTCTTCACCGATTGCAATGAAGTTATCTACTTGCTTGCGAAAATGTCCTAGCGAAACATAACTTCCTTCGTCGTAATAATATTCGAGTGAAAGATCGAAGTTGTCAGCTTCATAGGGTAGAAGGTTAGGGTTGCCTTGCGATGCTCTAAACGGGCCCGTGGCTAGGTGGTTGTCTAGGCTCGTAGCCGGAAACATAGCGGTAATATCACTTCGCGCTATAGTCTTGCTATAAGCAAATCTTGCAATAATGTCGTCAGTAATACTTAGTGAAAAATCAAAATTGGGTAAGAAATGCTCATAGGAGCCATCTAGCGTTTCAAATACTTCTTCATCAGCAAAGACTTTCGACATTTCTAGTGGTGTTAGCCAGTTAAAGCCTACAACAGGTCTATTAATCGAATATGACTCTACATCTGACTCTTCATACCTAACACCGAAGTTAGCTCTAACTTCCATATCATTAAATTCGGTTACGAAATCAAAAGATAAGAATGCAGCGGTCGTGATTTCTTCAATTCCATTTAAGCTCTTGTTTGGTTCAATATAGAGTCCTTGTGCTTTGGTAAGTTCTATGAACTGATCAGCACTGTATACAGGAATGAACTCAAAGCCTATGTCACCCTCTATGAAACGCAAGTCCAATTCGCTTATATCCAAAGCACCGTTACCTAAACCGAAGTTAGCGCCGTTTATCTTGACAGAGTCAACTGTGTACTTAGTGTGTGCAATGCCGAAATGAATGGCGTCCAGTGCGCCATCAGAGAGATTCAACCATCGGCCAGAAAACTGAACTTGCTGTATATTATTTTCGACCTCAAACCCACGCTCTTGGTACAAATCACCTTCTATGTTTTCAAGTGCATACGCCCCGCCAGGTAACGCGGAATCATCATAGGCAACGGATGGAATATCGCCGCTGAAGTCGGCAGATATTGTCACCGGCGCCGCAGCACCAAATGGGTTTTTGAGGTTGGCAAGTCTTTCTGCTGGAAGGGCACCAGGGTTTGAATGTGACGTCGAGTCATGTAGGTCCAGTTTGAAACGCAGAGCATCATTGGCTTGCCAATCAAAGTTAAGGCCATAAGAATCATTCTCAGTCTCGAAGTTATATTCCCAAGACCAGAAATTAAGCTCGTCGTTTGTACGCAATGGATTGATTATTGTGCCATTAACGTCAGCTGCGCCTTGTTCAACATTGTCGAACCAGAAGCTCATACGATGCTGATTTCCGAATTCTTCAAGGCGTGACATAACGTAATCTGCTGTCATGGTGAGCGAATCTGTGGGTCTATACTGTAGAACGAGTTGCCCATTTTGGCGTTCGCGCTCATAGTTCGTGTCGTCGAGATCAACTGTTGGCGTTCGCCATGTTGCGAGTGTTGGATTGCGTGTGGTATCAATTGCCGAAGTATCTGGGTCTGCTTGTCCAGGGTATCCTCGGCTCCAGTTAAATGCGCCTATTCGATCAACATGACTGTCACGTTCTGCGTGAGAGTATGATGCCAGAATCCCAAACTTTCGGTCTTCAAACGTTTTACTGATCATGCCAGATACTTCAGGCGTTACACTATCACCCGTGGTGACACTGGTATCCATCACAGCCTTAGCACTCCAAACTGCGACAAATTCATCCATAGCAAATGGGCGAGCTGTGTTTATGTTGATAGTTGCGCCTATACCACCGGAGCTTACATTTGCTCGCCCAGTTTTATAAACTTCAACACCTGATACACTTTCTGCTGCTAGTTCCCTGAAGTTGAAACTGCGAGAAATACCAGCGGTTTCTAGTGCAGATGAGTTAGGCATTTGTCTGTTGTTGAGCGTAACAAGATTAAAGCTTGGGCCAAAACCACGAACTGTGACCTGGTTACCTTCGTTATTTGTTCGGTCAATGGAGACACCAGTGATTCTCTGTAAAGACTCAGCTAAGTTTGTATCGGGGAATTTACCAATATCTTCAGCAGAAATCGCATCAACCACACCCGAAGAGCTTCTTTTTACATCCATTGCAGACGCCAGTGCGCCTCGAATTCCCTTAACTTGAATAACTTCAAGTTCTTTTTCTTCTTGCTGCGCATGGACTTGCGCGCCATGTAGAGCACTTATTATAGAGAGTGATAGTGCAGTTAACCCATATTTTTTCATTTTTGGTGTCCCATATGTTTGTTAATTGTAAACAATATGTAGCTCTTTTCATTATTTTTGATTAACTGTTAATTGTCAACAATAATAAGTGGCCAAAAAAAGGCTGAATATCAATTGATTGAATTTAAGAGGGATTTTATTCTTGCCTTTCGAATTGAATAGTCGTTTTCTGATAGGATTGGTTGAGTCAAATTTCCCGCAAAGCCAACGCCTATGCAACCTACCTTTAACCAGTCAGCAGCGTTTTTTTCATCTACCGCACCGACAGATAAAATTGGAATTTGATTAAAAGGGCCTGAAACAAGTGATTTAACGTAATCTAAGCCAAGCACGTTGGAGGGAAATAGCTTTACCAGGTCAGCGCCCCATTCATACGCATTATAAACCTCGGAAGGTGTAAATGCCCCTACGACGATAGGGATGCCTTTTGTATTGGCCATTGCTATGACAGATCTAGACGTATTTGGCGTCACTAAAAATTGCGCTCCTGCATCAATTGCTTCAGACGCCAAGAAAGTATTTGTTATTGTACCTGCACCAATGCTTATACTCGGGTAACGCTTACGTAAGTCTTTTATAGCCTGTAAGTAGTTAGGGGTGTTGCTTGTGATTTCTAGTGCTTTGATACCTCCATCAACGAGGCAGTCGACTATTCTTGCTATAGAATGAGTGTCTTTAACGCGGATGATAGCAATAGCTTTTGATGAACAGATATTTGCAAGAGATTCAGTCATGTGGTTATTCCTAAAATAATGCAGGTTAAGATGTTGGTTCGGGTAGCTGCTCAATTTTTCCGACTAAAAATAAGAAGGAACAGACGCCCAAGAGTGCGAGAAAGCAAATGAGTATTAATGCAGGTTCAAAATTACCATCTTGCACTAAGTAGCCAATAGCTATGGGTATGATTACAGCCGACAGACCACCAATGAAATTGAAGCAGCCTCCAATGAGTCCTACCATTGATTTAGGCGCTAACAATGAAACAAAAATCCAGTTTATAGAGGCCAATCCATTACCAAAGAAAGACAGCGACAAAAACACTGTTACCATGGCTGTGGATTCTACAAAGTTGGCACCAACAGCGCTGCTAGACAAAAGAAGACCAGCAATAACTGGGGTTTTACGGGCCACTTCGTTACTTACTCCGTATTTTACTAGCCAGTCGCTGAAGGTTCCTGATATGAGTACGCCAAAAAACGCACAGAGAAATGGCACCGACGCGTAGAAACCAGATTCGACAATACTTAGGCCACGATAATCAGCTAGATAGGTTGGAAACCAGGTTAGGAAAAACACGAGCGTGCTTCCCAAGCAAAACTGACCAATATACAAACCCCATAATTTTTTACTAGTAAAAGCGAGTTTAAGTTGATTGCGCGTAGCTTTGAAATCTAATGAGGTTTTTACGTTTGGTTCTTGTGTCGATATGTAGTTTTGCGTTTCGCTTTTCTTAGGATAAGCATAGTACCAAATAGCTCCCCAAATGATGCCAATCACTCCAGAAACAACAAACAGACCGCGCCAACCCAGCCACTCTAAAATGAATGCAAGTAACGGAATGGCGAATGCTAGACCGATAAATTGGCCAGATGTATAAATAGCGATCGCACTAGCTCTTTCTTGTTCTGCAAACCAAGACGTTACAATTTTGTTGTTAAGAGGGTACGAGGGCGCTTCAAATAGGCCGACCAACATCCGCAGGCCAACTAGCGCTAGAAAGCTACTTACTACCCCATGGATTAGTGTCGCAATGCTCCAGCCAATCATAATCAATGGATAGATAACTCTTATCTTCATACGGTCAGCAAGTAACCCCCCTGGAATTTGCAGCAATGAGTATGTCCAGGCAAAAGCAGAGAAAAGAAGACCAATTTGAACACTCGAGAGAGAAAGGTCTTCCTTCATCTGCGATGCGGCTATCGAAAGGTTAGTTCTATCCATGTAGTTTATGACCACACTCACAAAAATAAGTAGCAGAACACCGAGTTTTTGGTTTTTAGTTTTCATCGTTTTACCAGTTTGTATAGCTTCCATCAGGTTTCGTTAGCCTTGGCGGCTCCCAATATGAAAATGGCAGTTTTTTAAGTGAGGCTTCACAGATATCAACTCCTAAACCTGGTACGTCTGGCAATAAAAGGAATGGTCCCTCCGTTTTTGGCATGTGCGAGAAGACCGCAGCATAGGAAGAAATATCTTCAGCATAAGGAAGCCATTCGAGGCTATCCAGATTAGGAATAGCTGCACAAAAATGCGCTGTTGCTAGTGAACATAAAGGGCTTAATGGGTTGTGCGGCATCATATCAACATAAAGAAGTTCACACATTGCGGCAATCTTCATCGATTCCGTAAACCCCCCAGCATTGCAGATATCGATACGAGCGAGGTCTATTAGATTTTGTTTCAAAAATGGATAAAAAGCCCATTTGCTAGTCAGTTCTTCACCAATAGCAAAAGGCGTACTACATGATTGTCGTAATTGGTAGTAACTATCAGGAGATTCTGAACGAATGGGTTCTTCAATATAATCAAGCGTGCCAGGGGGAATGCGGTTCAGTAAACTCTTGGCTTCTGAAACCGACAAGCGATGATGAAAGTCAATTCCAAGTTGGATATGAGGGCCAAGCGCATGTCTTACATCAACTAAAACAGATGAAGCCCTTGCAATTGCTTTTCTCGTATCATAGTCAGTAGACTGCTGGGCGGCACCGTGCTCTCCCGTTGTCAACCGAATGTGGGTCCAACCTTCATCAATACGTTGTTGACAATGAGAGATTATCGTTTCGTCTAAGGGGTGCGTTACTGTCGCAAAAAGCGGTATTTTATCTCTTTGTTTTCCTCCCAGAAGTTGATAAATGGGCACATTAAAGTGCTTACCTTTAATATCATGTAGTGCAATGTCTATTGCAGATATTGCTGCACTTAAAACGCGCCCCCCTTCAAAATATTGGCTGCGATACATTTCTTGCCACAAAGCGCCGATGTCCAAAGCGTTTTTGCCGATCAGAAATTGTTTAAAATGGCCAATTGCTCCTGCTACTGCGTACTCTCTGCTGGAGAGTCCAGATTCTCCCCAGCCATACTGGCCACATTCAGTGGTAACTTTTACAAAAAGTACGTTTCTATAACCAAGTGTTTTAACAAATGTTGATATTTGCTCAATAACCATAGATTTCTCCGTTCAACCTCTTTATTATTTGATCTAATTGTTAACAGTTGTCAATAAAATGTTTGGAACGTCAAATGCTTGGACAGAATGATTGGAAATTCGAAATAGACCCTATTTGGGGAAAACAGCTAAACAGTGAGATAAGACCTA
The DNA window shown above is from Alteromonas sp. KC3 and carries:
- a CDS encoding TonB-dependent receptor, which produces MKKYGLTALSLSIISALHGAQVHAQQEEKELEVIQVKGIRGALASAMDVKRSSSGVVDAISAEDIGKFPDTNLAESLQRITGVSIDRTNNEGNQVTVRGFGPSFNLVTLNNRQMPNSSALETAGISRSFNFRELAAESVSGVEVYKTGRANVSSGGIGATININTARPFAMDEFVAVWSAKAVMDTSVTTGDSVTPEVSGMISKTFEDRKFGILASYSHAERDSHVDRIGAFNWSRGYPGQADPDTSAIDTTRNPTLATWRTPTVDLDDTNYERERQNGQLVLQYRPTDSLTMTADYVMSRLEEFGNQHRMSFWFDNVEQGAADVNGTIINPLRTNDELNFWSWEYNFETENDSYGLNFDWQANDALRFKLDLHDSTSHSNPGALPAERLANLKNPFGAAAPVTISADFSGDIPSVAYDDSALPGGAYALENIEGDLYQERGFEVENNIQQVQFSGRWLNLSDGALDAIHFGIAHTKYTVDSVKINGANFGLGNGALDISELDLRFIEGDIGFEFIPVYSADQFIELTKAQGLYIEPNKSLNGIEEITTAAFLSFDFVTEFNDMEVRANFGVRYEESDVESYSINRPVVGFNWLTPLEMSKVFADEEVFETLDGSYEHFLPNFDFSLSITDDIIARFAYSKTIARSDITAMFPATSLDNHLATGPFRASQGNPNLLPYEADNFDLSLEYYYDEGSYVSLGHFRKQVDNFIAIGEEERVIEGPNGPLTNPAGAARPGCPGGAADNPLPACVSQPGDPVIEWIVSTPLNLDETRVYGWEFNVQHLFGESGFGTIVNYTMVDSSDNYDVYSLENDFALPGLSDSANLVAFYEQDNYQVRIAYNWRDEFLLQGGIEPLFTEEYSQIDISASYDINESLSLFLEGINVTNEKTRRHQRFSNQIRDYEEYGPRYNIGIRGKF
- a CDS encoding bifunctional 4-hydroxy-2-oxoglutarate aldolase/2-dehydro-3-deoxy-phosphogluconate aldolase, producing the protein MTESLANICSSKAIAIIRVKDTHSIARIVDCLVDGGIKALEITSNTPNYLQAIKDLRKRYPSISIGAGTITNTFLASEAIDAGAQFLVTPNTSRSVIAMANTKGIPIVVGAFTPSEVYNAYEWGADLVKLFPSNVLGLDYVKSLVSGPFNQIPILSVGAVDEKNAADWLKVGCIGVGFAGNLTQPILSENDYSIRKARIKSLLNSIN
- a CDS encoding tryptophan halogenase family protein: MHRQPQSNSNDIVNITILGGGTAGWITAGVIAAHHKKQKTNLVNITLVESPTIPIAGVGEGTWPSMRRTLKEMGISETDFLLQCNATFKQGAKFAKWVNGSDNDAYYHPLVEPSRYHAYNLANNYVNTPHSVRFESIVCPQGAVCELDLAPKNLSQREYEGLLNYSYHLDATAFASFLKKHCIEKLGVNHVIADIDQVEGTSETSITALITEKGEKITGDLFIDCSGFKSRLLGKHYETEYVSCQETLFCDRAATLHVDYDEGQTIPPYTISTATQAGWIWDIGLPHRRGIGHVFSSHHMNNEKAKQCLAKYIRRDISDIDIKYFDINPGHRKVFWKHNCVAVGLSAGFLEPLEASSLVLVEMAAKYIAEHLPKTSCVMPIVAKKFNQTFLARWEQIIDFLKLHYVLSERPEPFWEMHRNKDTWPDSLVDNLMLWKYQPPWHSDFAFVEEVFPSASYQYVLYGMQPNFTSSNNIDALECEQLMREETTKRKQQIQYFKNQLYDQRTLLNNIAKFGLPSH
- a CDS encoding MFS transporter — encoded protein: MKTKNQKLGVLLLIFVSVVINYMDRTNLSIAASQMKEDLSLSSVQIGLLFSAFAWTYSLLQIPGGLLADRMKIRVIYPLIMIGWSIATLIHGVVSSFLALVGLRMLVGLFEAPSYPLNNKIVTSWFAEQERASAIAIYTSGQFIGLAFAIPLLAFILEWLGWRGLFVVSGVIGIIWGAIWYYAYPKKSETQNYISTQEPNVKTSLDFKATRNQLKLAFTSKKLWGLYIGQFCLGSTLVFFLTWFPTYLADYRGLSIVESGFYASVPFLCAFFGVLISGTFSDWLVKYGVSNEVARKTPVIAGLLLSSSAVGANFVESTAMVTVFLSLSFFGNGLASINWIFVSLLAPKSMVGLIGGCFNFIGGLSAVIIPIAIGYLVQDGNFEPALILICFLALLGVCSFLFLVGKIEQLPEPTS
- a CDS encoding mandelate racemase/muconate lactonizing enzyme family protein, with protein sequence MVIEQISTFVKTLGYRNVLFVKVTTECGQYGWGESGLSSREYAVAGAIGHFKQFLIGKNALDIGALWQEMYRSQYFEGGRVLSAAISAIDIALHDIKGKHFNVPIYQLLGGKQRDKIPLFATVTHPLDETIISHCQQRIDEGWTHIRLTTGEHGAAQQSTDYDTRKAIARASSVLVDVRHALGPHIQLGIDFHHRLSVSEAKSLLNRIPPGTLDYIEEPIRSESPDSYYQLRQSCSTPFAIGEELTSKWAFYPFLKQNLIDLARIDICNAGGFTESMKIAAMCELLYVDMMPHNPLSPLCSLATAHFCAAIPNLDSLEWLPYAEDISSYAAVFSHMPKTEGPFLLLPDVPGLGVDICEASLKKLPFSYWEPPRLTKPDGSYTNW